The nucleotide window GCACGATCTCGCGCAGCTCGATCGAGGTTTCCGTGATGGCCGTGATTCGTCCGTAGTTCTGTCCCAGGTGATTGCCCACGCGCACCTGGTACAGCAGCTTGTCCACGCTGATCAGCGCGGTGGGCAGGCCTTCCTTGTTCAGGCTGCCGACCATCTTCATGGAGTCCAGCGGATAGGCCTCCAGCGGCTCCTTGCGCCGCGCCATCTCGGGCGCGATCAGCGACACGTTGGACACCGATTGCGAGGACTCGCGGCGCAGCGCCTGGGTCAGCTTCTGGGGATTGAAGGGGTCGACGCCGCCTTCCGCGACGTAGTTGGCGGGCACGAACTGCTTGGGTTCGGTGATTTGCAGCGCGCGCGGCCGGGTGGTCGCGCGCAGCTGCGCCATCCATTCGCGCAGCTCCTCCTGGCCGTCGCCGGCGCAGCCGGCCAGCAGCGCCAGCGAGGCTGCCGACAGCCAAACCCTGTGGTGCATGCCGGCCGTCATTTGGCGCCCGCCTTCTTCTTGTCCTGGGTGGCGGCCTTCTGCGCCTGGATCTCTTCGGGGTCCAGATAGCGGAAGGTGCGCGCC belongs to Melaminivora suipulveris and includes:
- a CDS encoding pilus assembly protein PilP, producing the protein MHHRVWLSAASLALLAGCAGDGQEELREWMAQLRATTRPRALQITEPKQFVPANYVAEGGVDPFNPQKLTQALRRESSQSVSNVSLIAPEMARRKEPLEAYPLDSMKMVGSLNKEGLPTALISVDKLLYQVRVGNHLGQNYGRITAITETSIELREIVQDASGDWIERMAKLELQEGSGEKKQ